A stretch of the Sphingobacterium thalpophilum genome encodes the following:
- a CDS encoding TonB-dependent receptor — MELRGGNIIRFILLLSIISLFFLPGITFGQSTKKEVYGLVVDTAGRPLKGVNVHLTSSRDTLFTSTSVTGYFHFSRVLGNDIRISCSQIGLSILERSYPLYSSTTAKLDVGKLTMFPHVSLLKEIVIQKYKPIVYKQDTVQFNLDAFQFDRRALLEEALKALPNVQVSRDGSVYAFGKPISSVKVDGKKFFGGDVLTATRNLPADFVKNVQIIDFYGDEATAKGVKNTESEKVLNIVLKEDKKKITFGQATLGGGSAERYLGSIGVNRFDNGKEYSIVSSTNNTNTNLFSFGSPNGGEREREMGELADFADPTDGVNKISSVGASFSSPLSRTVNASGRYSFTQRNNYTEGNSFLQSIYKSGKGVNNSISNYEDYKIRSVDRTHKMDWDFDMKLSPKDQLKVSPKLSWSNSAGQTYKDRRLRNNSLSSTGRYGAVNSSESPAAALDLFYVRSFSKPGRKILYTFHTDFNSLDKDEELRDANSAIDSSSTEPRRTETFLKQMIRSDNQNTNLQSRLSLVEPVDLGGVLEINYDFDYTKIDANRSTYDTKDESINPILVDSLSLRYNYAFASNKVGMIYRHDLGEKVKMSFGFAVQPSELTGTSTDKAIRTSYSNVNLVPSTGLKWKFTKEEDLSIDYYGRNNQPNFYQIQPVVDNTNTQNIIIGNKDLKSEFAHSFVSKYRKSMTRHGQYLEASLAFNLVNDKIVANRTIEQNSTVQKTSYRNTEGYYDIKSYYLFTASLLSDNLQMSLNGNADYYNNISYINEKKSFGGHFLLTQAIQFRYAWNDIFEAELNGNYSLNRATFDWPVQDNITAHSGIVGLGSKAYLGKHVTMGLEVSQKFNAGYSSSWNNINPTIINAYMEYTFGRNNLGMLRFQGFDLMNQNTGISRAVVGNDILDVQNNRLARYFMLSLNIRLQKYPKKSG, encoded by the coding sequence ATGGAACTAAGGGGCGGGAATATCATCCGGTTTATACTTTTGTTGTCTATTATAAGCTTGTTTTTTCTGCCAGGGATCACTTTTGGCCAGTCGACAAAAAAAGAAGTTTATGGACTTGTTGTAGATACAGCTGGCAGGCCGCTAAAAGGTGTTAATGTCCACTTGACGAGCTCCCGCGATACCTTGTTCACTTCCACATCCGTTACAGGTTACTTTCATTTCAGCAGGGTGCTGGGCAACGATATCCGTATAAGCTGCAGCCAGATCGGTCTCAGTATACTGGAACGGAGTTACCCGCTCTACAGCAGCACGACAGCTAAGCTGGATGTCGGCAAATTGACGATGTTTCCACATGTTTCGCTGCTCAAAGAGATTGTAATCCAAAAATATAAACCCATTGTCTACAAACAGGATACAGTACAATTTAATCTGGATGCTTTTCAGTTTGACCGTCGGGCATTACTGGAGGAAGCACTTAAAGCGCTGCCAAATGTACAGGTTTCGCGTGACGGCTCTGTCTATGCTTTTGGAAAGCCTATTTCCTCGGTCAAAGTGGATGGCAAGAAATTTTTTGGCGGTGATGTGCTGACAGCTACGAGAAACCTGCCGGCGGACTTTGTAAAAAACGTGCAGATTATCGATTTTTATGGTGATGAAGCGACAGCCAAAGGGGTCAAAAACACCGAATCCGAAAAGGTGCTGAATATTGTTCTCAAGGAAGACAAGAAGAAAATCACCTTTGGCCAGGCAACTTTGGGCGGCGGTTCTGCAGAGCGCTACCTCGGCAGCATAGGGGTCAATAGATTTGACAATGGAAAGGAATACTCTATTGTTTCTTCGACTAATAATACAAACACCAATCTTTTTTCATTTGGGTCGCCCAATGGGGGAGAGCGCGAGCGGGAGATGGGGGAGCTCGCGGATTTTGCGGACCCTACTGATGGAGTCAATAAAATCAGCTCAGTGGGAGCTAGTTTCTCCAGCCCACTGTCCCGAACAGTGAATGCCAGTGGGAGATATAGCTTTACTCAGCGTAACAACTATACCGAAGGGAATTCATTCCTGCAATCCATCTATAAATCCGGCAAGGGCGTCAACAATTCCATTAGTAATTACGAAGATTACAAAATCAGGTCCGTAGACCGTACGCATAAGATGGACTGGGACTTTGACATGAAGTTGTCCCCAAAAGACCAATTAAAAGTTTCCCCGAAACTTTCCTGGTCCAATTCGGCTGGACAGACTTACAAAGACAGACGTCTTCGGAACAACAGTCTGAGCAGTACTGGGCGTTACGGTGCTGTCAACAGCAGCGAAAGTCCGGCTGCCGCCCTCGATCTTTTTTATGTACGGAGCTTCAGCAAGCCCGGCCGAAAAATACTCTATACCTTTCATACCGATTTTAATTCGCTCGATAAGGATGAAGAGCTTCGTGATGCCAATAGTGCGATAGACAGCAGTTCAACCGAACCTCGGAGAACGGAGACATTTCTCAAACAGATGATCCGTTCGGACAATCAGAATACCAACCTGCAGAGCCGGCTGTCTCTGGTTGAGCCTGTCGATCTGGGGGGTGTTCTGGAAATCAACTACGACTTCGACTATACCAAAATAGATGCAAATCGCTCAACCTATGATACAAAGGATGAGAGTATCAACCCAATTTTGGTGGATTCGCTCAGTCTCAGATACAACTATGCCTTTGCCAGCAATAAAGTTGGGATGATCTACCGGCATGATCTCGGCGAAAAGGTCAAAATGAGCTTTGGATTTGCGGTGCAGCCATCAGAACTGACGGGGACTTCTACCGACAAGGCGATCAGGACATCATATTCGAATGTGAATCTTGTGCCATCTACTGGCCTCAAATGGAAGTTTACCAAAGAAGAAGACCTGTCGATAGACTATTATGGACGCAATAATCAGCCTAACTTCTATCAGATACAACCTGTCGTGGACAATACCAATACGCAGAATATTATTATCGGCAATAAGGATTTAAAATCCGAGTTTGCCCACAGTTTTGTTTCTAAGTATCGTAAATCCATGACAAGGCATGGACAGTATCTCGAAGCGAGCCTCGCTTTTAATTTGGTAAACGACAAGATCGTGGCCAACCGGACGATCGAACAAAACTCGACTGTTCAGAAAACCAGTTACCGCAATACCGAGGGATATTATGATATTAAAAGCTACTATCTCTTTACGGCATCATTGCTGTCTGACAATTTGCAGATGAGCCTTAATGGCAATGCCGACTATTACAACAACATATCCTATATCAATGAAAAGAAGAGCTTTGGCGGCCATTTTTTACTCACGCAGGCGATCCAGTTTCGTTATGCCTGGAATGATATTTTTGAAGCTGAGTTAAATGGCAACTATTCTTTAAACCGGGCTACATTCGACTGGCCGGTGCAGGACAATATAACGGCGCATTCCGGAATCGTGGGACTCGGGTCCAAGGCTTATCTGGGCAAGCATGTAACGATGGGACTGGAGGTCTCCCAAAAATTTAACGCGGGGTATTCCAGTTCGTGGAATAATATAAATCCAACCATTATCAATGCATATATGGAGTATACTTTTGGACGTAATAATCTCGGTATGCTACGGTTTCAGGGATTTGACCTGATGAACCAAAATACCGGAATCTCGCGTGCTGTTGTCGGCAATGATATCCTTGATGTTCAGAATAACCGTCTGGCACGCTATTTTATGCTGTCCCTCAATATCCGCCTGCAAAAATATCCCAAAAAGTCGGGATAA
- a CDS encoding ferritin: MKDLLKLKSSLKEEIENILNAQIKVEAHSSALYLAMSSWCDDQGLENAAEFFARQSNEEREHMLKLFNYINNRGGRAISPEITGIPQDFESFRGVFEQTLEQEMFVTEQFNNIADRCAKAKDYVTFNFVQWFLEEQVEEEFVARRILELFDVIGEEGTGRWEIDKHLVKVSFAGE, translated from the coding sequence ATGAAAGATTTATTGAAATTAAAATCTTCTTTAAAAGAAGAAATCGAAAATATACTTAATGCACAGATCAAGGTAGAGGCACACTCGTCAGCATTGTATCTAGCGATGTCATCTTGGTGTGATGACCAAGGTCTGGAAAATGCAGCGGAGTTTTTTGCGAGACAGTCCAATGAAGAGCGCGAGCATATGCTGAAGCTTTTTAACTATATCAACAACCGTGGTGGACGTGCGATCTCTCCGGAGATTACAGGGATCCCACAGGACTTTGAGTCTTTCCGCGGTGTATTTGAACAAACCCTGGAGCAGGAAATGTTTGTGACCGAGCAGTTTAACAACATTGCAGACAGATGTGCAAAAGCAAAAGATTATGTGACGTTCAACTTTGTACAGTGGTTTTTGGAAGAGCAAGTGGAAGAAGAATTTGTGGCGCGACGCATTCTCGAATTATTCGATGTTATCGGTGAAGAGGGTACGGGCCGCTGGGAAATTGACAAACACCTTGTTAAAGTTTCTTTTGCTGGTGAGTAA